In the Pogona vitticeps strain Pit_001003342236 chromosome 2, PviZW2.1, whole genome shotgun sequence genome, aacgctccatttgacgacgaaatcgcatcacgacgaagattttgtgatcgcaaaagtgatcgcaaaacgatgttccctatgggggaatttcgctttgcgatgattggtcctGTTTCGCTAACCggttatcgcaaagcgatgattttcggccagctgattggaggtttcaaaatggccgccgggtgaaaaaTATGgtcacccgctgttttctggcatggattcattgctgcacaggcagcgaaaatggccgcgctatggagaatcttcactgaacgttgagttttaagcccctaggaacgcattaattgggttttaatgcgtttctatgggctgtTTAAAATTGCATGACGACGTTTTCGTTCGATAGAGATTTtaaacgaattaatgtcgtcatgcgaggcaccactgtacttaggagTCTGATGTTGTAAAACCTATCAGGGTGGTGTGTGGAACTGCTCAGCTCTCTCTGGGGCTGGCCTTTTAAGCTAGTATCTCAAGTGTTGTCTCACCCAACAGCACAGAACCAAGAGGGCAAGAAATTCAAAATGTATGCCAGCTACAACCTTAGAATAAGTAACCCAAGGGTGAGGCTAAATTTGGGTTCCTTGTTCAAGAGCCACCAGTAACAACAACAGCCCTATTTAGGCATTGCAAACCCTAAATGAAGTCAAAGTGGGGACTGTGCTAGCCCCCTCCCATCCACTGGCTTTTCTGCCTCAGGATCTTTCCTCCATAAAATCAGCCTCCACATACAGTgggtaaaagaaacaaatacaaagaaaatGGAGTTGACACATTTCTCACAGGAGTACACTTTTCAAAAATGCCTAGAAATCAATTTTGTGGTAAAAATGAGATTCTTCATTCCTCAGAAGTGCAGTTGGAAAAACCTGAGAAGGTTTTAACCACTTCTGTCTCACTTAAACTCACAAGGCAAAGATAGTTATAGATTCTACTGAAATCATTAACAGCATActtttgcacaatttttttttaaaaaattactcacTATTTAGAGACCCGTTTCTGGAATAGTGGGGAGGTGCGAAATTCTGTAGTAACTGTGCTTTAGTTGCCTTGCTGTGCGACCGGATACAATCCATTTTAGCTTCTGAACATTTGGTTTGGAGCACTTGTTTAGCGAATATTCTGAGAGGCACTTTGATACAAGTTCCTTCCAAAAGGAGAGCTCTCGGTCGTTTATCTGCAGAAGACAAGCTTGAAGATAAAAGCTGCTTGGCACCAGCTGGTAGGCACAGGGGGCCAGCTAGATGCAAGTCCAAAACATCAGGAGGGTCAGAATCACTAGAGGCCAGCCATTCTATTTAATGCCCATTCCACTCCCCAAGCAATAAACATTCCTCTAAAGAATGAACTCCAAAAGTTCCTGTGCCAATCATGAAGCATCTGCAATCTCTGACACAGATTTTTGACATTAGCCACGCAAGCAACCAAACTGCACTGCACAGTTTCAGTaagaaacagattttatttttagagTGACCATATAATATTTTTAGACATGCTTCATAACACAGTAGGGACAAACCCTGGTTCTAGACAAATGTAATCTCATGCTACTTAAATACAGACAATTCCATCAAGCTGTAATTCTAATAATGCTAAACATTTCTAGATGATCTCTTTCCTCAAAAACATTATGCCTATCAACTTTAAGAAAATGCCTCTAAGGAGCCAAACAAGTGACCTTGTGGATTGTGAAATGACCAAAGAGAcagccagacttctaactggggggggggggggggaggtaccaaaatattttccccaagtTGGCTGCcgattcatttccacattgagttcaaagttcttacgattacatataaagccctaaacggtttaggaacGCGCTATCTGGCAGagagccttctcccacccagttctgccagagtcactcgtttcAGCTAGGCCaggcggttgaggggcctaacgccgagggagatctggaaggaaagaacggggaaccgggccttctcggcagtggcccctcgcctctggagcaACTTGCCTgtggaaatccgcctggctccctctctgggtgtcttcagaaatGAACTTAAGtcttggctatttgggcaggctttccctcctgctgtatcttaaattcacattttaacatcttggatttattgcatgtttattggttttactgtttttaaatttgtaatgcctttggtctagatgggcggggtataaatctaataaataaataaataaatccagggtTCTCCTAGAAACATTTAACTTAAGCCTACCTTAGAATGCACACGGAGAGATTCTATCATTTCCATCAATTCCAGCAGTATCTCTTTTTCGGCATCCAGGGCTATTATTGAGAGAGCCAACACTGATGGCTGAGGAGCAGAAAAAGCCATTAAGATGACAGCTGGTCTACGTTACACCTCTACATAATTCTTGCAAGCACTGATTAACAGCCTTACCTTTGCTTTAGAAAGAACCATTCTGCAGTGACAGGCCTTAAGCTGGGCTTCAAGCCTCTCAAAGTTGAAACGATTTTTCCTGCAAAAACATAAAGCCTGGTCTTAGTGGGTAGTATATTTgggcaaaaatacaaaacaagacaaaGACAGCCTCACTAGCTCAGAACAGCTAGATGTTATTGACCACTTTCACAATTACGTTCATCAGCACTTTGGACTTAATTTATGCACCATGACTGAAGTTTACctcaaactacagtggtacctcactagacgacgatCCGACTGTACGACGAAACcgcatgatgactttttgcgagcgctatagcaattcgcaaaacagtcattcctgcGGGGGAattccacttgacgacgatttggtccgtgctttacAGAACGTTTATTTGCAAGAcaacaatctttacagctgatcgccAGGTtactaaaatggctgccctgtgttttctggacctatgcttcgcagggcagccattttaacagctgatcggtgctcggaaaatggcttccctatggacgcattttgctggacgacgaggaaatttcctcattggaacgcattaaatgggtttcaatacatttcaatggggaaaggcttttcgcatgacgatgatttcacttaacagcgattttcccagaacagattatcgtcgtcatgcggggcaccactgtaattgtatggATGCCTTATCTGGTTTTGCTGACCCATCAACAGAATACTACTCTgcaaaacagggtttgaatccctgctcagccatggaaacttactcgggaagtggaactggtaaaaccactccttaaatctctctcttacctcaaaagccctaatagggttgctattagagatgggcatgaaccttatTCGGCAGTTCGGTCCGGTTTGCTGCAGAGCCAGTACAGGTGTTCTGCAGGTGCCACACACTTCTGTCCCCCACCTTCTCCATGCAATCACCCACTTACCAGCAGTACCAtgggcagggcttgaaaaattttagaatgtctcaccagtcagtcaaaaatttcaccagtcaacATGACTGGATTagagccttgcaatttatgtttaaacttacatttaaattaaaactaggcactttctacataacaatgcatacaaacccaaaataaatataccctcagacttgggttgctttattacctgcgtgcctgtgcggtcatgaagcttgtattttgaatgcctttcttttgaatgtcttcaGCAAAAGtttaactgaaagcaaaagcgcccagcctcttaaggagccacagttccctcctTGTTTGGTTGAaactgggagcagggaatctaCATATTCTCctgcatgggactactctacattctcctgcagagctatatatgtgccgctcgaactctcttcttccaagaagagggctgtttttccttttgcaaaggggaagggggaggggactATTGCAGGATCAGAGAAAGAGACAGACTGAGGgtaaggagggagggggctgtggcttgtcaagcagcattttttcactcaTCAAAgacgagtggatttttcaagccctgaccaTGGGcctctctgccctgcctcctcaagTGGGCAGCTGCCAAAGGCGGCAGAGGAGAGAAGTCAGAGGAGGTAGAAGAGGGAAGCACATACTGCTATATCTAACTATAACTATAAGATATGCATTATCTTCCCCCTCTCCAATTGTTTGGTGCCTCCCCTGCCGTAAAGAATTCACCAATTTGAAATTCATGTTGAAATATAAACTTTACCTATCATTGCTCAAGCTGCCACACAGGATTGAATGATAAAGTTGTAGAAACTGAAAggctgttgttgcttttaattttccACCAAGCTTCTCCAGAAGAATTGCTTCCATCCTCATCAGATCAGCAACTGTGAACCGGTATTGACTGATTCGGATCAAGTCAGTGGCCAAAGGTACGTTCCTCTCTTCTTCCGTTGCTTTCACCGCCAAATAGAAACAACTAAGTCCAACACAGCCCAAATGTTTTGCTTGTACCTAGCAAAAACAAGGTATAATCTTTTCATTGAAATGGATTCAAGTGAAGTCTACAATTTGGCTATTTCAGTTTTAGGCTGAAACCCTAACTCAGTCTACTGTTGAGTAAATACTACTGAATTCAATTAGAGTTTTGATTCTTTGTCACAAGACGATGCACTTAAAAACATTTCTTATATAGACTACAAAGTAGCTGgcaatgaaattattttttctataTTTCATTTCAACTCCTGGTTTTATGTATTGAGTTAGTTTATTTTGTTGGTTAAGATACTGGACTATCTTAAATAAACCAGCTACTCTAACCATTCTCAAATTGATTAAAGTA is a window encoding:
- the CCNG1 gene encoding cyclin-G1, which encodes MIETRSTGEAQELLDQLNVLLEQELRCQPKVSGLRIIESAHDNGLRMTMRLRDFEVKDLLSLIQFFGFGTETFSLAVNFLDRFLSKMKVQAKHLGCVGLSCFYLAVKATEEERNVPLATDLIRISQYRFTVADLMRMEAILLEKLGGKLKATTAFQFLQLYHSILCGSLSNDRKNRFNFERLEAQLKACHCRMVLSKAKPSVLALSIIALDAEKEILLELMEMIESLRVHSKINDRELSFWKELVSKCLSEYSLNKCSKPNVQKLKWIVSGRTARQLKHSYYRISHLPTIPETGL